The following coding sequences are from one Cervus canadensis isolate Bull #8, Minnesota chromosome 4, ASM1932006v1, whole genome shotgun sequence window:
- the REEP2 gene encoding receptor expression-enhancing protein 2 isoform X3: protein MVSWIISRLVVLIFGTLYPAYSSYKAVKTKNVKEYVKWMMYWIVFAFFTTAETLTDIVLSWFPFYFELKIAFVIWLLSPYTKGSSVLYRKFVHPTLSNKEKEIDEYITQARDKSYETMMRVGKRGLNLAANAAVTAAAKGVLSEKLRSFSMQDLTLIRDEDALPLQGPDGRLRASPGSLLDTIEDLGDDPTLSVRSGTNQADPRTEISEDDTGDKAPKRVKPIKKVPKAEPPASKMLKTRPKKKTSAGGDSA, encoded by the exons atGGTGTCCTGGATCATCTCTCGCCTGGTGGT GCTCATCTTTGGCACCCTGTACCCAGCCTACTCTTCCTACAAGGCCGTGAAGACAAAAAACGTGAAGGAATAT GTGAAGTGGATGATGTACTGGATCGTCTTTGCCTTCTTCACCACTGCCGAGACACTCACAGATATCGTGCTCTCCTG GTTCCCCTTCTACTTTGAGCTCAAAATCGCCTTTGTGATATGGCTGCTGTCCCCTTATACCAAAGGCTCCAGCGTGCTCTACCGCAAGTTCGTGCACCCAACCCTGTCCAACAAAGAGAAG GAGATAGACGAGTACATCACACAGGCCCGAGACAAGAGCTATGAGACCATGATGAGGGTGGGCAAGAGGGGTCTGAATCTGGCCGCCAATGCTGCAGTCACGGCTGCTGCCAAG GGGGTGCTATCAGAGAAGCTCCGAAGCTTCAGCATGCAGGACTTGACTCTGATCCGGGACGAGGACGCACTGCCCCTGCAGGGGCCCGACGGCCGCCTCAGAGCCAGCCCCGGCAGCCTCCTGGACACCATTGAAGACCTGG GAGATGACCCCACCCTCAGCGTAAGGTCAGGCACCAACCAGGCAGATCCCCGGACAGAGATCTCTGAGGATGACACGGGAGACAAGGCCCCTAAGAGGGTCAAACCCATCAAAAAAGTGCCCAAAGCCGAG CCACCGGCTTCCAAGATGCTGAAGACCCGGCCCAAGAAGAAGACCTCCGCAGGGGGTGACTCAGCTTGa
- the REEP2 gene encoding receptor expression-enhancing protein 2 isoform X1, whose amino-acid sequence MKASEDLNSGFGTQKRLIFGTLYPAYSSYKAVKTKNVKEYVKWMMYWIVFAFFTTAETLTDIVLSWFPFYFELKIAFVIWLLSPYTKGSSVLYRKFVHPTLSNKEKEIDEYITQARDKSYETMMRVGKRGLNLAANAAVTAAAKGQGVLSEKLRSFSMQDLTLIRDEDALPLQGPDGRLRASPGSLLDTIEDLGDDPTLSVRSGTNQADPRTEISEDDTGDKAPKRVKPIKKVPKAEPPASKMLKTRPKKKTSAGGDSA is encoded by the exons ATGAAGGCCTCTGAGGACCTCAATTCTGGGTTTGGAACCCAAAAAAG GCTCATCTTTGGCACCCTGTACCCAGCCTACTCTTCCTACAAGGCCGTGAAGACAAAAAACGTGAAGGAATAT GTGAAGTGGATGATGTACTGGATCGTCTTTGCCTTCTTCACCACTGCCGAGACACTCACAGATATCGTGCTCTCCTG GTTCCCCTTCTACTTTGAGCTCAAAATCGCCTTTGTGATATGGCTGCTGTCCCCTTATACCAAAGGCTCCAGCGTGCTCTACCGCAAGTTCGTGCACCCAACCCTGTCCAACAAAGAGAAG GAGATAGACGAGTACATCACACAGGCCCGAGACAAGAGCTATGAGACCATGATGAGGGTGGGCAAGAGGGGTCTGAATCTGGCCGCCAATGCTGCAGTCACGGCTGCTGCCAAG GGCCAGGGGGTGCTATCAGAGAAGCTCCGAAGCTTCAGCATGCAGGACTTGACTCTGATCCGGGACGAGGACGCACTGCCCCTGCAGGGGCCCGACGGCCGCCTCAGAGCCAGCCCCGGCAGCCTCCTGGACACCATTGAAGACCTGG GAGATGACCCCACCCTCAGCGTAAGGTCAGGCACCAACCAGGCAGATCCCCGGACAGAGATCTCTGAGGATGACACGGGAGACAAGGCCCCTAAGAGGGTCAAACCCATCAAAAAAGTGCCCAAAGCCGAG CCACCGGCTTCCAAGATGCTGAAGACCCGGCCCAAGAAGAAGACCTCCGCAGGGGGTGACTCAGCTTGa
- the REEP2 gene encoding receptor expression-enhancing protein 2 isoform X2, which yields MVSWIISRLVVLIFGTLYPAYSSYKAVKTKNVKEYVKWMMYWIVFAFFTTAETLTDIVLSWFPFYFELKIAFVIWLLSPYTKGSSVLYRKFVHPTLSNKEKEIDEYITQARDKSYETMMRVGKRGLNLAANAAVTAAAKGQGVLSEKLRSFSMQDLTLIRDEDALPLQGPDGRLRASPGSLLDTIEDLGDDPTLSVRSGTNQADPRTEISEDDTGDKAPKRVKPIKKVPKAEPPASKMLKTRPKKKTSAGGDSA from the exons atGGTGTCCTGGATCATCTCTCGCCTGGTGGT GCTCATCTTTGGCACCCTGTACCCAGCCTACTCTTCCTACAAGGCCGTGAAGACAAAAAACGTGAAGGAATAT GTGAAGTGGATGATGTACTGGATCGTCTTTGCCTTCTTCACCACTGCCGAGACACTCACAGATATCGTGCTCTCCTG GTTCCCCTTCTACTTTGAGCTCAAAATCGCCTTTGTGATATGGCTGCTGTCCCCTTATACCAAAGGCTCCAGCGTGCTCTACCGCAAGTTCGTGCACCCAACCCTGTCCAACAAAGAGAAG GAGATAGACGAGTACATCACACAGGCCCGAGACAAGAGCTATGAGACCATGATGAGGGTGGGCAAGAGGGGTCTGAATCTGGCCGCCAATGCTGCAGTCACGGCTGCTGCCAAG GGCCAGGGGGTGCTATCAGAGAAGCTCCGAAGCTTCAGCATGCAGGACTTGACTCTGATCCGGGACGAGGACGCACTGCCCCTGCAGGGGCCCGACGGCCGCCTCAGAGCCAGCCCCGGCAGCCTCCTGGACACCATTGAAGACCTGG GAGATGACCCCACCCTCAGCGTAAGGTCAGGCACCAACCAGGCAGATCCCCGGACAGAGATCTCTGAGGATGACACGGGAGACAAGGCCCCTAAGAGGGTCAAACCCATCAAAAAAGTGCCCAAAGCCGAG CCACCGGCTTCCAAGATGCTGAAGACCCGGCCCAAGAAGAAGACCTCCGCAGGGGGTGACTCAGCTTGa